The stretch of DNA GGAATCACCGACCAGCGTCGATCTCATCGTCCGAGGCTCTTTTGCGTCGCCAACAGCCACTCAAACGCCGCGATGACCGACGACAAGAAGAGCCGATTAGGAGACGAGTCATCCGGTTTGAACGCCGACAGGAACAAAGAGGACGAGAAATTACCACCGCCGCCGGAGAAGCCCTTGCCGGGGGACTGTTGTGGCAGCGGATGCGTCCGGTGCGTGTGGGACGTCTATTACGAAGAGCTCGAAGCTTACAACAAATTACTCTCGAAGAGCAAAAGCCGGGCCGACGATGATGATCCTATGGCTTCCTAGAGTTAGATATCCTCCACTGCTAATTTGATTCTGCGGGTCAAAATTCATTTCTTAATAATTGCAGATTGATAAACTATATACTGTTGATGCTGATTTGATATGGATTGATTTGTTCGtgattatttttcctttcaatttgtGGTCTTAAATCAGTTCGCTGTTCATACCATCTGAACCTTTTCTCTTGAATACAATCAAGCCCTTGAATTTTTTGATGGAAGTTATTCAAACTGGAATATTTGTAAGGGTAAgggtaaatataatatatttctaTACAATAAGGACCAAATTTCCGCAATTTTTTATTAGAACGCTCTATTAGCAATTTTCCCAGTTATAAGATATTTTGatagttttctttttaatgacttaatattaatatataattcatCATGAGCATACTTTTGCGAAAAGATGgcattcataaaattatttttatgagataagaataatgataatgatatatataagcaaaaaaaatcttatacaaatcacaaataaataatattcaaacaaaattttgatatcataaataaaatgagggagagataaGATAGAAACAGCCACCCTTTCCGCAACGTCCTTGGAAGAATAGGAAGATGGTTTGGagatttcaaaaaatgtaacaTCACTTGTACAATAGAAAAATGGGTCCATAAAaatttgtattcaattttgtAGATAATTTTAGgtgtattatatttaataatataaataaaaaaa from Diospyros lotus cultivar Yz01 chromosome 6, ASM1463336v1, whole genome shotgun sequence encodes:
- the LOC127803133 gene encoding uncharacterized protein LOC127803133 codes for the protein MLRVAIRLCRLPFGQGGVGSPMETTSYQQHFILCSSHRLDWPVNQIQLLKRNVPDGPGLAMRFIRDRALRRIATSGITDQRRSHRPRLFCVANSHSNAAMTDDKKSRLGDESSGLNADRNKEDEKLPPPPEKPLPGDCCGSGCVRCVWDVYYEELEAYNKLLSKSKSRADDDDPMAS